The Rhea pennata isolate bPtePen1 chromosome Z, bPtePen1.pri, whole genome shotgun sequence genome includes a region encoding these proteins:
- the HACD4 gene encoding very-long-chain (3R)-3-hydroxyacyl-CoA dehydratase 4 — translation MNTYLFVYDLMQFCGHSWIFTNMIIRFMSFGKDSLADTFYSIGLVMRLCQLLSLLEILHILAGIDKSRLLPRFLQITERIIVLFVVINSQEEVQGKYVVCVLFFLWNLLDVIRYTYNMLARTGIYYLPLTWLHFTLCILLYPLSVLAKAFAICVSLPYFESFGTYSIRLPFPFAFSIYFPYVLKVYLLVLFIGMYFIIQNLFSERKAHLGTGNIKKKRS, via the exons ATGAACACTTACCTCTTTGTGTATGACTTAATGCAATTCTGTGGACATTCCTGGATATTTACCAATATGATCATCAGGTTCATGTCGTTTGGCAAAG ATTCGTTGGCCGACACATTTTATTCCATAGGACTTGTGATGCGCCTTTGCCAGCTGTTATCTCTACTAGAGATCCTACACATCCTTGCTGGCATTGATAAAAGCCGTCTCTTACCTCGTTTTCTGCAG atcacTGAGagaataattgttttatttgttgtcATCAACAGTCAGGAAGAAGTTCAAGGGAAATAcgttgtgtgtgttttatttttcctctggaatTTACTAGATGTGATCAG gTACACTTATAACATGCTAGCAAGGACAGGAATATACTACCTACCACTGACATGGCTCCACTTCACCTTGTGCATCCTGCTCTACCCCCTCTCCGTGCTGGCTAAAG CATTTGCAATCTGTGTATCACTGCCCTATTTTGAATCCTTTGGCACATACTCCATCAGGCTGCCCTTTCCATTTGCCTTCTCCATCTACTTTCCTTATGTCCTGAAAGTGTACTTGCTAGTGCTGTTCATAG GCATGTACTTCATCATCCAGAACctcttctcagaaagaaaagctcacCTCGGGACAGGCAACATCAAAAAGAAGCGAAGCTAA
- the LOC134153801 gene encoding interferon alpha-10-like: MSTFGLLQIGLILSCTTKISSLHCNHLLLQQSKVIESSLQLLDKMGEKFPRKCLREKMSFRFPAQVLKSKQKETVKVAIEEIFQHIFYIFSKNLTLAAWDGRALEQFQNGLYQEIEQVEVCVIKKQSHYFWSRDASRLKLKKYFQKIDYFLKDRQHNLCSWEVSRAEMRRCLQFVDKIIRRLNN; the protein is encoded by the coding sequence ATGAGCACTTTTGGCTTGCTACAAATTGGTCTCATTCTGTCATGTACCACCAAAATCTCAAGTCTTCATTGCAATCACCTTCTTTTGCAGCAAAGCAAAGTGATTGAGAGCAGCCTGCAACTTTTGGACAAAATGGGTGAAAAGTTTCCTCGGAAATgtctaagagagaaaatgtcGTTCAGATTCCCTGCGCAGGTCCTGAAGTCCAAGCAGAAAGAGACTGTCAAAGTGGCCATTGAAGAGATCTTCCAACACATCTTCTATATCTTTAGCAAGAACCTGACACTCGCTGCATGGGATGGGAGAGCCCTTGAGCAATTTCAGAATGGACTTTATCAGGAGATTGAGCAAGTGGAAGTGTGTGTAATCAAGAAACAGTCCCATTACTTTTGGAGTAGAGATGCCAGCAGGCTCaaactgaaaaagtatttccaaaagATAGACTATTTTCTTAAAGACAGACAACACAATCTGTGCTCCTGGGAGGTCAGCCGTGCAGAAATGAGGAGATGTCTTCAGTTTGTTGATAAAATTATAAGAAGGCTTAACAACTAA